Proteins found in one Apostichopus japonicus isolate 1M-3 chromosome 16, ASM3797524v1, whole genome shotgun sequence genomic segment:
- the LOC139983192 gene encoding uncharacterized protein isoform X2: protein MLYFKMSITNLFTIPAILWFILSGTVVALDKCQSPQYLLLGKKGMISCNHPGDLYAAVWSNSTNVTSNGGPFISLRDGIISGPGHESGEYDVEPNGSLIINKVSTKDNHFFGVTILATLDEDPTFQAVRVVVYEKPHEPYPIIDTTGCDQKSLCFLELNADASLSCNVLQVGEVLDDLSWKLRTSSGDEHISSQSKSVTTSVNELQSYHTVVDISLKPSLSLRVFVCAARSDVSQVGNTESTILVESGTLEASSEPLIVTPNERVVMDCGEGVSFFVWKKVGQTEEIIAFGTKSLSEVMMPNGFTLQNSSLVINTVGNPTLGTYTCVYSTDGVTTKLISTDVTFQETNSKAPFKKVIISKDQSRDVHDGTVKNLKEASKRQVDIQKIILRDSFTSVEDNGVAINLSSGAVLPPLNTLNRLDFENEKWQQWDLTKLISILTYACHRSPPTEIKIERIMLPFEFGNKLITLQQKPYVVWQTGVGHAGVLHLDYETGQWKNTSQVPLNEKVYIMLLKKFEEEKAKEEMTNQTEGAKLLEDSDHKQSPSDVKV, encoded by the exons atgttatattttaag atGTCTATCACAAACCTTTTCACGATCCCAGCTATCCTTTGGTTCATATTGAGTG GCACGGTTGTCGCATTGGATAAGTGTCAGTCTCCCCAATATCTGCTATTGGGGAAGAAAGGTATGATATCCTGCAACCATCCTGGTGATTTATATGCAgcagtttggtcaaattcaacCAATGTGACTAGCAATGGTGGACCATTTATTTCCCTCAGAGACGGCATCATATCTGGACCCGGACATGAGTCCGGGGAATACGATGTTGAACCTAATGGATCTCTAATAATCAACAAAGTTTCCACCAAAGATAATCATTTTTTCGGAGTAACGATATTGGCAACTTTAGATGAAGATCCGACCTTTCAAGCTGTTCGTGTAGTTGTCTATG AAAAACCACATGAACCGTACCCAATCATTGATACTACTGGATGTGACCAGAAGTCTTTATGCTTTTTAGAATTAAACGCTGATGCAAGTTTAAGTTGTAATGTTTTACAAGTAGGTGAAGTATTAGATGATTTGTCATGGAAGTTAAGAACTAGCAGTGGCGATGAACATATCTCTTCTCAGTCGAAATCTGTAACAACCAGTGTCAATGAATTACAATCTTACCATACTGTTGTGGATATTTCGTTAAAACCCTCTCTCTCGTTACGTGTATTCGTCTGTGCAGCGAGAAGCGATGTGTCTCAAGTAGGTAACACTGAATCTACGATACTTGTTGAAAGCGGGACACTGGAAGCATCTAGCGAACCTCTAATTGTAACACCTAATGAAAGAGTGGTTATGGACTGCGGGGAAGGTGTGTCATTCTTTGTATGGAAAAAAGTGGGTCAAACCGAAGAAATTATTGCATTTGGAACTAAAAGTTTGAGTGAAGTTATGATGCCCAATGGATTCACATTGCAAAATAGCTCTCTGGTCATAAACACTGTTGGAAATCCTACCTTGGGCACGTATACGTGTGTTTATAGCACTGACGGTGTTACAACGAAACttatatcaactgatgtaaCTTTTCAGG AGACTAATTCCAAAGCCCCATTTAAGAAAGTTATAATTTCGAAAGACCAATCTCGAGATGTACACGATGGGACAGTGAAGAATTTGAAGGAAGCATCTAAAAGACAG GTTGACATTCAAAAGATCATACTGCGAGACAGCTTTACGTCAGTTGAAGATAACGGTGTAGCTATTAATCTAAGCTCGGGAGCAGTTTTACCTCCGCTTAACACTTTGAACAGATTGGACTTTGAAAACGAAAAATGGCAACAATGGGACTTAACCAAATTGATAAGTATCCTGACATATGCTTGTCACAGAAGTCCACCGACCGAAATCAA GATTGAAAGAATTATGCTGCCGTTTGAATTTGGGAACAAGTTGATCACGTTACAGCAGAAGCCATATG TCGTGTGGCAAACTGGTGTTGGACATGCAGGAGTACTGCATTTGGATTACGAAACTGGACAGTGGAAG AACACTTCACAAGTTCCTCTGAACGAGAAAGTATATATCATGCTT TTAAAGAAGTTTGAG GAAGAGAAGGCAAAGGAAGAGATG ACCAACCAAACAGAAGG aGCAAAGCTTTTGGAAGACTCGGATCATAAACAATCGCCATCCGAtgtgaaagtttga
- the LOC139983192 gene encoding uncharacterized protein isoform X1, whose product MLYFKMSITNLFTIPAILWFILSGTVVALDKCQSPQYLLLGKKGMISCNHPGDLYAAVWSNSTNVTSNGGPFISLRDGIISGPGHESGEYDVEPNGSLIINKVSTKDNHFFGVTILATLDEDPTFQAVRVVVYEKPHEPYPIIDTTGCDQKSLCFLELNADASLSCNVLQVGEVLDDLSWKLRTSSGDEHISSQSKSVTTSVNELQSYHTVVDISLKPSLSLRVFVCAARSDVSQVGNTESTILVESGTLEASSEPLIVTPNERVVMDCGEGVSFFVWKKVGQTEEIIAFGTKSLSEVMMPNGFTLQNSSLVINTVGNPTLGTYTCVYSTDGVTTKLISTDVTFQEEERRAGSVVGSVVVAVVVLLFVLMICIVVFLIVFRRRRLKETNSKAPFKKVIISKDQSRDVHDGTVKNLKEASKRQVDIQKIILRDSFTSVEDNGVAINLSSGAVLPPLNTLNRLDFENEKWQQWDLTKLISILTYACHRSPPTEIKIERIMLPFEFGNKLITLQQKPYVVWQTGVGHAGVLHLDYETGQWKNTSQVPLNEKVYIMLLKKFEEEKAKEEMTNQTEGAKLLEDSDHKQSPSDVKV is encoded by the exons atgttatattttaag atGTCTATCACAAACCTTTTCACGATCCCAGCTATCCTTTGGTTCATATTGAGTG GCACGGTTGTCGCATTGGATAAGTGTCAGTCTCCCCAATATCTGCTATTGGGGAAGAAAGGTATGATATCCTGCAACCATCCTGGTGATTTATATGCAgcagtttggtcaaattcaacCAATGTGACTAGCAATGGTGGACCATTTATTTCCCTCAGAGACGGCATCATATCTGGACCCGGACATGAGTCCGGGGAATACGATGTTGAACCTAATGGATCTCTAATAATCAACAAAGTTTCCACCAAAGATAATCATTTTTTCGGAGTAACGATATTGGCAACTTTAGATGAAGATCCGACCTTTCAAGCTGTTCGTGTAGTTGTCTATG AAAAACCACATGAACCGTACCCAATCATTGATACTACTGGATGTGACCAGAAGTCTTTATGCTTTTTAGAATTAAACGCTGATGCAAGTTTAAGTTGTAATGTTTTACAAGTAGGTGAAGTATTAGATGATTTGTCATGGAAGTTAAGAACTAGCAGTGGCGATGAACATATCTCTTCTCAGTCGAAATCTGTAACAACCAGTGTCAATGAATTACAATCTTACCATACTGTTGTGGATATTTCGTTAAAACCCTCTCTCTCGTTACGTGTATTCGTCTGTGCAGCGAGAAGCGATGTGTCTCAAGTAGGTAACACTGAATCTACGATACTTGTTGAAAGCGGGACACTGGAAGCATCTAGCGAACCTCTAATTGTAACACCTAATGAAAGAGTGGTTATGGACTGCGGGGAAGGTGTGTCATTCTTTGTATGGAAAAAAGTGGGTCAAACCGAAGAAATTATTGCATTTGGAACTAAAAGTTTGAGTGAAGTTATGATGCCCAATGGATTCACATTGCAAAATAGCTCTCTGGTCATAAACACTGTTGGAAATCCTACCTTGGGCACGTATACGTGTGTTTATAGCACTGACGGTGTTACAACGAAACttatatcaactgatgtaaCTTTTCAGG AGGAGGAACGACGAGCTGGTTCGGTTGTTGGTTcggttgttgttgctgttgttgttttgttatttgtgTTGATGATTTGCATCGTCGTATTTCTGATCGTGTTCCGCCGCCGCCGACTTAAAG AGACTAATTCCAAAGCCCCATTTAAGAAAGTTATAATTTCGAAAGACCAATCTCGAGATGTACACGATGGGACAGTGAAGAATTTGAAGGAAGCATCTAAAAGACAG GTTGACATTCAAAAGATCATACTGCGAGACAGCTTTACGTCAGTTGAAGATAACGGTGTAGCTATTAATCTAAGCTCGGGAGCAGTTTTACCTCCGCTTAACACTTTGAACAGATTGGACTTTGAAAACGAAAAATGGCAACAATGGGACTTAACCAAATTGATAAGTATCCTGACATATGCTTGTCACAGAAGTCCACCGACCGAAATCAA GATTGAAAGAATTATGCTGCCGTTTGAATTTGGGAACAAGTTGATCACGTTACAGCAGAAGCCATATG TCGTGTGGCAAACTGGTGTTGGACATGCAGGAGTACTGCATTTGGATTACGAAACTGGACAGTGGAAG AACACTTCACAAGTTCCTCTGAACGAGAAAGTATATATCATGCTT TTAAAGAAGTTTGAG GAAGAGAAGGCAAAGGAAGAGATG ACCAACCAAACAGAAGG aGCAAAGCTTTTGGAAGACTCGGATCATAAACAATCGCCATCCGAtgtgaaagtttga